The genomic stretch ccagAAAAATGgatgagggaatgaatgaatgaacaaacagctgaatgaacaaatgaataagccAACTGCAGCCCCACTGACAGAAGGTCCGTTCTGGGTGCCCAGATGTGCCCCTTTTTGCCCGTGGCTCTACAtggcacacagtgggtgctcagtGAATTTTTGTCAAATGACACCATTGGGTGGAAGGAAGCAGGCAGAGGTGACAGGGCTGTCCTGGTGCACAGCCACAGCCTCCTGACTCCTGCCCACCGCTCCCTCCCAGGTTCCGGATGAAATGCCACCTCTGTGTCAACTACATCGAGATGCAGACGGACCCCGCCAACTGCGACTACGTGATCGTGAGTGGCGCCCAGCGCAAGGAGGAGCGCTGGGACATGGCGGACAATGAGCAGGTGCTGACCACAGGTGAGCGCCACCCACTTACCTGCCTGGGGGCCCTGGCCCTGAGTCTGCGCTGGGGCCCCCAAAGCCCAGCCGAGCTCTGATCGTTGCAGAGCATGAGAAGAAGCAGAAGCTGGAGACGGACGCCATGTTCCGGCTGGAGCATGGCGAGGCCGACCGCAGCACACTCAAGAAGGCGCTGCCCACACTGAGCCACATCCAGGAGGCCCAGAGCGCCTGGAAGGACGACTTCGCCCTCAACAGCATGCTGCGGAGAAGGTTCCGGGTGAGGGGGGCTCCAGCCCGGGGTCAGAGAGGATGCATGGTGGACCAAGGCCCGGGTCCAGCCCTCACCCCACCACATCCTAGCTTTGAGCAGGCCACTgtaccctctgagcctcagtttccccatctgctaCATGGTGATCATGCCCTGTCTTAATCCATTCCGGctactataataaaaaataccatagacaGAAACAGTagaaatttggctgggcacagtgactcacgcctgtaatccagcacattgggaggatcgcttgaggccaggagttcaagatcagcctgggcaacatagtgagacaccaccccccctcccccagcatctctaaataaataaataatagaaattaatttttttttttttgttttgagacagtagtcgtctcgctctgtcatccaggctagagtgcagtggcgcaatcttggctcactgcacctctgcctcctgggttcaagcagtcctcctgcctcagcctccagagtagcaggaatgataggtacccaccaccaccacgcctggctaatttttttttttttttttttttttgagactgagtttcactcttattgcccaggctggagtgcaatggcatgatcttgggtcaccgcaacttctgcctcccgggttcaagtgattctcctgcctcagcctcctgagtagctgggattataggcatgcaccatcacgcccagctagtattcttagtagagacggggtttctccatgttggtcaggcaggtctcaaactcccatcctcaggttatctgcctgcctcggcctcccaaagtgctgggatcacaggtgtgagccaccgcacctggccaatttgtgtatttttagtagaggcggggtttcaccatgttggccaggctggtctcgaactcccaacctcaagtgatccaccgtggcctacccaaagtgctgggattacaggcgtgagccaccaagactggccaaaataaacaatagaattttatttctcatggttctggagtctgcgaagtccaggatcaaggcgctggcagatccagtgtctggtgagggcccatttctCATAGGCGGTggcttctagctgtgtcctcatgtggcagaaGGGACAAACAAGTTCCCTTGAGCCTCCTTTTATAAGTCCAATAATCTCATTGGTGAGGACATAGCCCTTCTGACTTAATTACTTCCCCAAATGCCTCACATCGTTTAACACTGTCAACGTTGAGGATTAAGCTTCAACATATCAATTTGGGGGACACAGACATTGAGACCATAGCTCACCCCTACCTCACCATGCCATGGGAGATACCTACCTGGTtgcctccttttatttatttattttttttctttttgtgaccgggtctcactctgttgcccaggctggagtacagcagcaaatcatgtctcactgcagcctcgatgtcccaggttcaagcaatcctccccactaagcctcccaagtagctgggacccacaggcaggagccatcacacctggctaatgttgggttttttgtgttttgtttttgcttagactgagtctcgctggtcgcccatgctggagtgcagtggcatgatcccggctcactgaagcctccaccccaggttcaagcaattctcctgcctcagcctcccaagtagctgggattccaggttcCCACCActgtgcatggctaatttttgtacttttagtagagactgggtatcaccatgttggccaggctggtctcgaaatcctggcctcatgtgatccacccgcctcaacctcccaaagtgctaggattacaggcgtgagccactgcatccgacCTGGCCACCACATTTTAAATGGAacctcttggctgggcgcggtggctcacatctgtaatcccagcactttgggaggctgaggcaggcggatcacgaggtcaggagatcgagaccatcctggctaacatggtgaaaccccgtctctactaaaaatacaaaaaaaaaattagccagatgtggtggtgggtgcctgtagtcccagctacttgggaggctgaggcaagagaatggcgtgaacctgggaggtggagtttgcagtgagctgagatcgtgccactgcactccagcctggccaacagagcaagactcttgtctcaaaaaaatataaaattaaactaaattaaaaaataaatggaaccgCCCAGCCCATCCCCTACCCACCTgtcctgcattttttttctccttatcacTGTCTCACCACTAGAGGCCAGCTCCCCCAGGGCAAGGGTTTTTCCCTGCCTGCCACTGTATGCCGAGTGTCTAGAACAAAGCCTAGCACAAGGTGGGTATCCCAGAAATATTTGTGGGATGAggccgtgcgtggtggctcacacctgtaatcccagtgctttgggaggctcaggtgggaggattgtttgaggccatgagttggagaccagcctgggcaacatagtgagaccccatctctaaaaaaaaaaattttttttttttttttttgaaacagtctcccccttttgccctggctggagtgcagtgacacgatctcagcccaccgcaacctccacctccccggttgaagtgattttcatgcctcagcctcccgagtagctgggaccataggcgcatgccaccatgcctggctaatttttatatttttaatagagacaggattttgccatgatggccaagctggtctcaaactactggcctcaagggatccacccgcctcagcctcccaaagtgctgggattacagacatgaactacCAGGCCcagtatctacaaaaataaatgttttaattagctgggcgtggtggtgcacacctgtagtactggatacttgggaggctgacatgagagaatcacttgagcccaggagttcgaggctgcagtgagctatgattgtgccactgcactccagtctgggcgacagaatgaaactgtctcaaaaagagtaAATGAGACCCCGAGAGTTGGAGCAGTGCCCCCTAGTACACAGACGAGACAGGGCTTTGACACCCCCCATCTCTGGTGTTCTTGGCCCtcaacacaggaaaagaaaaaagccatccaggaggaggaggagagagaccaGGCCTTGCAGGCCAAGGCGAGCCTGACCATCCCGCTGGTGCCCGAGACGGAAGATGACCGCAAGCTGGCGGCTCTGCTGAAGTTCCACACCCTGGACTGTGCGTAGGAGGCCAGGGGGAAAAGGGGACAGGGAGGCTCAGAGTTGCCTGGAGATGGGGGGTCCTCAGCCATGAGTGGACTCTGGTCTACCAGAGGGCAGTTCTGGACCCCCTCCCCTGCCGCCCCTGAAatgtcctctcctctcctctagcCTACGAGGACAAGCAGAAACTCAAGCGGACCGAGATCATCAGCCGCTCCTGGTTCCCCTCTGCCCCCGGATCCGCCTCCAGCAGCAAGGTCAGCGGCGTCCTGAAGAAGCTGGCACAGAGCCGCAGAACCGCGCTTGCCACCTCCCCCATCACCGTCGGGGACCTGGGCATCGTGCGGCGGAGGTCTCGGGACGTCCCGGAGAGCCCCCAGCATGCGGCCGACACCCCCAAGTCTGGGGAACCGCGGGTACCAGAGGAGGCTGCCCAGGACCGGCCCATGTCCCCCGGAGACTGTCCTCCGGAAACAACTGAGACCCCCAAGTGCAGCAGGCCGAGGGGGCAGGAAGGGAGCCGTCAGGACAAGCCCCTGTCGCCAGCAGGCTCCTCCCAGGAGGCAGCTGACACCCCCGACACGCGGCACCCCTGCAATCTCGGCTCCTCCCTCGTGGCGGACTACTCCGACTCGGAGAGTGAGTGAGCGATCCCCATCCTGGAGACTGGACCCGCTCCAGAGGCCCGGACACACCCAGGAGGCCCCTCACAGACTGCAGACCCCCGGCTCGCCCACCAGCCCTGGGAGAGCTCAGATGCCGCATCCTCCCCAGACCGCGCCTTCCTGCAACCGTGGAGTTATTTATTTGGTCCTGGTGAGGGTGTTTGTGCCTTGTGAGACTCCGTACATTAAAGACCTGTCTCTTCTTCCCTGTCTTGGGTTGTTAGATGGACCCTGGGgctatccccccacccccccaccttgACCAAGCTTCGCAGGCCTCTCATCAGCAAATGCTG from Pan paniscus chromosome 20, NHGRI_mPanPan1-v2.0_pri, whole genome shotgun sequence encodes the following:
- the YJU2B gene encoding probable splicing factor YJU2B; protein product: MGERKGVNKYYPPDFNPEKHGSLNRYHNSHPLRERARKLSQGILIIRFEMPYNIWCDGCKNHIGMGVRYNAEKKKVGNYYTTPIYRFRMKCHLCVNYIEMQTDPANCDYVIVSGAQRKEERWDMADNEQVLTTEHEKKQKLETDAMFRLEHGEADRSTLKKALPTLSHIQEAQSAWKDDFALNSMLRRRFREKKKAIQEEEERDQALQAKASLTIPLVPETEDDRKLAALLKFHTLDSYEDKQKLKRTEIISRSWFPSAPGSASSSKVSGVLKKLAQSRRTALATSPITVGDLGIVRRRSRDVPESPQHAADTPKSGEPRVPEEAAQDRPMSPGDCPPETTETPKCSRPRGQEGSRQDKPLSPAGSSQEAADTPDTRHPCNLGSSLVADYSDSESE